A DNA window from Anastrepha ludens isolate Willacy chromosome 6, idAnaLude1.1, whole genome shotgun sequence contains the following coding sequences:
- the LOC128867125 gene encoding neuropeptide Y receptor type 6, translating into MALIAETQNFIRPVAYRTSLPFSVNGSSGSDSATQDHNNNTTESIYTGILKKDLVVLTYTERIALTIVVSTLSGISLCGNIGSLRVNFRRKIRPFFRACLISLALSDLFNTVFLTVAYLSKFSSHFVQIWLLGPCMCHLVPFITTIAILVSSMTLVGIALDRYFAVMKAVISFWNPDAIFCVLSMLIIWTASISISYPVFRVYDLYPIYILTVENVTSAAGQSPVATSIGINDNGTLAKVITDSDTTIAATATATTIASFAKPATKTAWEQQAINEALSYTLVSKNELVMMCISQKIDIL; encoded by the exons ATGGCACTCATTGCGGAAACTCAGAATTTCATCCGGCCTGTGGCTTACCGAACCAGCCTACCATTCAGCGTTAATGGCAGCAGTGGAAGTGATAGTGCTACTCAagaccacaacaacaacaccaccgAATCGATTTATACAGGAATTTTGAAGAAAGACCTGGTCGTACTCACATACACCGAGCGAATTGCATTAACGATTGTTGTGTCAACTTTGTCTGGGATTTCGCTGTGTGGTAACATTGGCTCGTTGCGTGTGAATTTCCGTAGAAAAATACGCCCCTTCTTCCGTGCTTGTCTCATCTCATTAGCGCTTAGTGATTTGTTTAATACGGTTTTCCTCACAGTGGCGTATTTGAGTAAATTTTCATCGCATTTCGTGCAAATTTGG CTCCTTGGCCCCTGCATGTGTCATTTGGTGCCATTCATCACCACCATCGCTATTTTGGTCAGCTCCATGACACTTGTCGGCATCGCTTTGGATCGTTATTTTGCCGTTATGAAAGCCGTAATTAGTTTTTGGAATCCTGATGCCATTTTCTGTGTGCTCAGCATGCTCATTATTTGGACAGCATCCATTAGTATTTCATACCCAGTGTTTCGCGTTTACGATTTATATCCCATTTACATCCTTACTGTGGAGAATGTGACATCGGCAGCTGGGCAGAGCCCTGTTGCAACAAGCATTGGTATCAACGATAATGGCACATTGGCAAAAGTCATTACAGATTCAGACACAAcaatagcagcaacagcaacagcaactacaATTGCATCTTTTGCCAAACCAGCTACAAAAACTGCTTGGGAACAACAGGCCATCAATGAAGCGCTGTCATATACGCTGGTGAGCAAGAATGAGCTGGTGATGATGTGCATATCCCAAAAG atTGATATTCTTTAA